The genomic segment CCCAGCCGTTTAATTTGATCATCCCAAAGATGTTTGAGATTGTTCAGGCGGTTTTCGCCGCCGGGTGTGCACTAGCTCTTTTGACATTCGCTGGTATAACCCTCGGCGGCTCAGTGGTCGCATTTGTCATAAGCACACCGctttttgtcattttcagtCCGGTTCTCGTGCCAGCGACTATAGCCACTACATTGCTAGCTTCAGGTTTCAC from the Camelina sativa cultivar DH55 unplaced genomic scaffold, Cs unpScaffold18978, whole genome shotgun sequence genome contains:
- the LOC104775558 gene encoding oleosin GRP-17-like, coding for MFEIVQAVFAAGCALALLTFAGITLGGSVVAFVISTPLFVIFSPVLVPATIATTLLASGFTASGSFGATAISILMWLYK